In a single window of the Pseudohongiella acticola genome:
- a CDS encoding cytochrome c oxidase subunit I → MAYVPLADQDDAHALHDPQSFVTKYIWSQDHKVIAIQYGGVAIFVGLIALGLSILMRLQLGFPDTISWINPAFYYQAVTMHGMIMVIYLLTALFLGGFGNYLIPLMCGTRDMVFPFLNMLSFWFYLVSVLILLASFFVPGGPTGAGWTLYAPQSISHGTPGSEYGILLMLISLAVFIVAFTMGGLNYVTTILQARTRGLTLMRLPLSIWGIFTATVLGLFAFPALLVSAIMMAFDLILGTSFFMPAMMELGAPNEHEGGSPILFQHLFWFFGHPEVYIVALPAFGLVSDVISTHARKNIFGYRMMVWAIIAIGGLSFMVWAHHMYVSGMNPYFGFFFATTTLVIAIPTALKVYNWVLTLWQGNLRLNTPMLFAIGFIFTFVHGGLTGLFLGNVVIDVPLADTYFVVAHFHMVMGVSPVLVLFAALYHWYPKATGRMFSEKMGKIHFWCTFLGTYAIYLPMHYLGFLGVPRRYYEMGNTDFIPETAQVLNANITLAAIFVATAQILFFINIFWSLKNGEKSGGNPWGATTLEWQTPDTPPKHGNWDEELPSVYRWAYDYSVPGMDKDFVPQNEPGEEYEKTVHHKGV, encoded by the coding sequence ATGGCATATGTTCCATTAGCGGATCAGGATGATGCTCACGCGCTGCACGACCCGCAGAGCTTTGTCACCAAATACATCTGGAGTCAGGATCACAAGGTCATTGCAATCCAGTATGGTGGCGTCGCGATTTTTGTTGGTCTGATTGCGCTGGGGCTGTCCATTCTGATGCGACTGCAGTTGGGCTTCCCCGATACCATCAGCTGGATCAACCCGGCCTTCTATTACCAGGCTGTCACCATGCACGGCATGATCATGGTGATCTATCTGTTGACGGCACTATTTCTGGGTGGCTTCGGCAATTATCTGATTCCCCTGATGTGTGGCACACGGGACATGGTGTTTCCCTTCCTCAACATGCTCAGTTTCTGGTTCTATCTGGTGTCAGTGCTGATTCTGCTGGCCAGCTTCTTTGTGCCGGGCGGGCCCACCGGGGCCGGCTGGACGCTGTATGCGCCGCAGTCAATTTCACATGGCACCCCCGGCAGTGAATACGGCATTCTGCTGATGCTGATCTCGCTGGCCGTGTTTATTGTGGCATTCACCATGGGCGGTCTGAACTACGTTACCACCATCCTGCAGGCACGAACCCGCGGCCTGACCCTGATGCGCCTGCCACTGTCTATCTGGGGTATTTTCACGGCCACAGTGCTGGGCCTGTTTGCCTTCCCGGCACTGCTGGTCAGTGCCATCATGATGGCGTTTGATTTGATTCTGGGCACCAGCTTCTTTATGCCCGCGATGATGGAACTGGGCGCACCCAATGAACACGAAGGCGGCAGCCCGATCCTGTTCCAGCATCTGTTCTGGTTCTTTGGTCATCCGGAAGTTTACATTGTCGCCTTGCCGGCATTTGGTCTGGTCTCTGATGTCATCAGTACCCATGCGCGCAAGAATATTTTTGGCTACCGCATGATGGTGTGGGCAATTATTGCCATTGGCGGGCTCAGCTTCATGGTCTGGGCTCACCATATGTATGTCAGCGGCATGAATCCCTATTTCGGTTTCTTCTTTGCCACCACGACATTGGTAATCGCCATTCCCACCGCTCTCAAGGTCTATAACTGGGTGCTGACGCTGTGGCAGGGTAACCTTCGACTCAACACACCCATGCTGTTTGCCATCGGCTTCATTTTCACCTTTGTTCATGGCGGCCTGACGGGGCTGTTCCTGGGCAACGTGGTTATTGATGTACCGCTGGCCGACACCTATTTTGTGGTGGCGCACTTTCATATGGTGATGGGTGTTTCGCCAGTACTGGTGCTGTTCGCGGCACTTTACCACTGGTACCCGAAAGCGACCGGACGCATGTTCAGTGAAAAAATGGGCAAAATCCATTTCTGGTGCACCTTCCTGGGTACCTATGCGATTTATTTGCCTATGCATTACCTGGGCTTCCTGGGCGTGCCACGACGTTATTATGAAATGGGCAACACCGACTTTATTCCGGAAACTGCGCAGGTACTCAATGCCAATATCACACTGGCAGCGATATTTGTGGCAACTGCCCAGATTCTTTTCTTCATCAACATCTTCTGGAGCCTTAAGAACGGAGAAAAATCCGGCGGCAACCCTTGGGGCGCGACCACGCTGGAATGGCAGACGCCTGATACCCCACCCAAGCACGGTAACTGGGATGAGGAACTGCCATCGGTTTATCGCTGGGCCTATGACTACAGCGTACCCGGCATGGACAAGGATTTCGTGCCGCAGAATGAGCCCGGTGAAGAATACGAAAAAACTGTTCATCACAAGGGGGTCTGA
- a CDS encoding SURF1 family protein produces MFHFNWKLTLFTVLLLPLLVYLGLWQLEREQEKRDTQIGFDAKAAEQPRPLADIDWGATEDNAWRRIQAVGRYDADRQFLLDNRINQSRVGYEVITPFQTDSGLLLVNRGWVAQGVDRQTLPDVAVTRDEVRIQGTIYVPGGDIMVLGQEEPAGQNPWPRVVQSLDVKQMSALLNETVLPFSVRLESGSPGLQQLNWQPITLSPETHRAYAVQWFFMAVVLIILYLIFSFRRPEN; encoded by the coding sequence GTGTTCCATTTTAACTGGAAACTGACGCTGTTTACCGTGCTGCTGCTGCCGCTTCTGGTCTACCTGGGTCTATGGCAACTCGAACGCGAACAGGAAAAACGTGACACGCAGATCGGCTTTGATGCAAAAGCCGCTGAGCAGCCGAGGCCACTGGCCGACATCGACTGGGGTGCGACTGAGGATAATGCCTGGCGACGAATACAAGCCGTTGGTCGTTATGATGCGGACCGGCAATTTCTACTCGACAACCGGATCAATCAATCAAGGGTTGGTTACGAAGTGATAACACCGTTTCAGACCGACAGCGGACTACTTCTGGTCAATCGAGGTTGGGTCGCTCAGGGTGTCGATCGCCAGACCTTGCCCGATGTCGCCGTGACCAGAGATGAGGTGCGTATTCAGGGCACGATTTACGTACCCGGTGGCGATATCATGGTGTTGGGGCAGGAGGAGCCGGCCGGACAGAATCCTTGGCCGCGAGTAGTGCAAAGCCTCGACGTCAAGCAAATGTCGGCCTTATTGAACGAAACCGTGTTGCCATTTTCGGTACGGCTGGAATCTGGCTCGCCCGGACTGCAACAGCTAAACTGGCAGCCTATTACCCTGAGCCCGGAGACCCATCGTGCTTACGCCGTGCAATGGTTTTTTATGGCCGTTGTGCTCATTATTCTATATTTGATTTTCAGTTTCAGACGCCCGGAGAATTGA
- a CDS encoding heme-copper oxidase subunit III family protein encodes MSHSSTIDANASGNQAPPADGVTGFINDWSADKQTYHVPWGKAMMWIFLVSDTFIFSCFLVGYMTVRISTADPWPLATEVFALSFFGSDPIPLILIAIMTFVLITSSGTMALAVNYGYRKDKKKTVILMCATAALGATFVGMQMYEWSKLIGYGVRPWGNPWGADQFGSVFYMITGFHGLHVTGGVIYLLVVARKVWLGHYEKKGYEIVEITGLYWHFVDLVWVFIFAFFYLL; translated from the coding sequence ATGAGTCACAGCAGCACAATTGATGCAAACGCCAGTGGCAATCAGGCTCCCCCGGCCGATGGCGTGACCGGGTTTATCAACGACTGGTCAGCGGACAAACAGACCTATCATGTGCCGTGGGGCAAGGCCATGATGTGGATCTTTCTGGTCAGCGATACCTTTATCTTTTCATGTTTCCTGGTGGGATACATGACCGTTCGTATCTCCACGGCGGATCCATGGCCGCTGGCGACCGAAGTATTTGCTCTGTCGTTTTTTGGCAGTGATCCGATACCCTTGATCCTGATTGCGATCATGACCTTTGTGCTGATTACCAGTAGTGGCACCATGGCTTTGGCGGTGAACTACGGGTATCGCAAGGACAAGAAGAAGACCGTGATTCTGATGTGTGCCACTGCCGCACTGGGTGCGACGTTTGTTGGCATGCAGATGTACGAGTGGTCGAAATTGATCGGGTATGGTGTCAGGCCCTGGGGCAACCCGTGGGGGGCTGACCAGTTTGGTTCCGTCTTCTACATGATCACCGGCTTTCACGGCTTGCACGTGACCGGTGGTGTTATCTACCTGTTGGTTGTGGCTCGCAAAGTCTGGCTCGGACACTACGAAAAGAAGGGTTACGAAATCGTCGAGATCACCGGCCTGTACTGGCACTTTGTTGACCTGGTCTGGGTGTTCATTTTCGCATTCTTCTATCTGTTGTGA
- a CDS encoding cytochrome C oxidase subunit IV family protein, with protein sequence MASSASGPQQHPLGIYIKIWILLFVLSAFSYMVDYFDVQGVMRWTLVLVFMALKAGFILAIFMHVVWERMALALTILGPPMILLLLIFFMAIEGNYTEGARVQYFGQDADRSPLHVEH encoded by the coding sequence ATGGCATCATCAGCAAGCGGGCCTCAACAGCACCCTCTCGGCATTTATATAAAAATCTGGATACTGCTGTTTGTACTCAGTGCGTTCAGCTACATGGTGGATTATTTTGATGTACAGGGTGTTATGCGCTGGACCCTGGTTCTGGTGTTCATGGCATTAAAAGCCGGTTTTATTCTGGCCATATTCATGCACGTGGTTTGGGAGAGAATGGCGCTGGCACTCACCATTCTGGGGCCACCGATGATTCTGCTGTTATTGATTTTTTTCATGGCGATAGAGGGCAACTATACTGAAGGCGCGCGTGTTCAGTACTTTGGCCAGGATGCCGATCGCAGCCCTCTCCATGTAGAGCACTAA
- the cyoE gene encoding heme o synthase encodes MTELTQKQTASWRDYYEMCKPRVVMLMILTAMVGMFLAVPGMVPLDVLILGNLGIALVAGSGAVVNHLIDRKVDAVMRRTHNRPMPQGRVEPRQAAAFAAIIGVAGMAIMLFWVNALSAWLTLASFIGYAFIYTGYLKRATPQNIVIGGLSGAMPPLLGWSAVTGTIEPGALILVLIIFAWTPPHFWALAIHRKEEYAKTGIPMLPVTHGEHLTKIHIILYTIIMVLVSILPWLIGMSGLLYLAAALILGGGFLWWALKLMYRPKASTAMDTFKYSIVYLMVLFPVLLVDHYLFV; translated from the coding sequence GTGACAGAGCTTACACAGAAACAGACGGCCAGCTGGCGCGACTATTACGAGATGTGCAAACCTCGGGTAGTCATGCTGATGATACTGACGGCCATGGTCGGCATGTTCCTGGCGGTGCCAGGCATGGTACCACTGGATGTGCTGATACTGGGCAATCTGGGTATTGCGCTGGTCGCAGGATCAGGCGCCGTGGTTAATCATCTGATTGATCGCAAGGTGGATGCCGTGATGCGGCGTACCCACAACCGGCCGATGCCCCAGGGCCGGGTTGAGCCCCGGCAGGCGGCCGCCTTCGCTGCCATCATTGGTGTTGCCGGTATGGCCATCATGCTGTTCTGGGTCAACGCGCTGAGTGCCTGGCTTACCCTCGCCTCCTTTATCGGCTACGCCTTCATTTATACCGGCTACCTGAAGCGGGCAACACCACAGAATATTGTCATTGGTGGATTGTCAGGCGCCATGCCGCCCTTGTTGGGCTGGTCGGCAGTGACAGGTACCATTGAACCGGGTGCATTGATACTGGTATTGATCATTTTTGCCTGGACGCCTCCGCATTTCTGGGCGCTGGCGATTCACCGCAAGGAGGAATACGCCAAGACCGGTATTCCCATGCTGCCCGTGACCCACGGTGAGCACCTGACCAAGATACACATCATTCTTTACACCATCATCATGGTCCTGGTCAGCATTCTGCCCTGGCTGATTGGCATGAGCGGCCTGCTTTATCTGGCGGCAGCGCTGATACTGGGTGGCGGCTTTCTTTGGTGGGCACTGAAGCTGATGTATCGTCCCAAGGCCTCAACGGCGATGGACACCTTCAAATATTCCATCGTCTACCTGATGGTTCTTTTTCCAGTGCTGCTGGTTGACCACTACCTGTTTGTCTGA
- a CDS encoding DUF2909 domain-containing protein has product MLRIFIVFLLVAIVVSLVAGYVFFYKDQGRSKRVMYALGIRVTLAIILMISVFYGISTGQLSFGAPWS; this is encoded by the coding sequence ATGCTCAGAATATTTATTGTTTTTCTTCTGGTAGCGATTGTTGTCAGTCTGGTTGCTGGTTATGTCTTTTTCTATAAGGATCAGGGCCGTTCCAAACGTGTCATGTATGCTCTGGGCATCCGTGTGACACTCGCCATTATTCTGATGATCAGTGTCTTCTATGGTATCAGCACTGGTCAATTGAGTTTCGGCGCACCGTGGAGCTAA
- a CDS encoding cytochrome c oxidase assembly protein, with translation MKTDKAPSKNKTLVTKLLFAVVGMFAFGFALVPLYDVICDITGLNGKTNNLAIQAEAGEIIDETREITVQFIARENADMNWGFTPSSAQVKVQPGEVNMISYKVTNSSDRVMVGQAIPSVAPNGAAGHLNKVECFCFEEQVLQPGESADMPLRFFVDPALPTDISKLTLSYTLYDITEKSSKLKAVAAR, from the coding sequence ATGAAAACTGACAAAGCGCCATCTAAAAACAAGACATTGGTAACAAAGTTATTGTTTGCTGTTGTAGGCATGTTTGCTTTCGGATTTGCTCTGGTACCGTTATACGATGTGATCTGTGACATTACCGGCCTGAATGGCAAGACCAACAATCTGGCAATTCAGGCTGAAGCAGGCGAGATCATCGACGAAACCCGTGAAATCACGGTGCAGTTCATTGCCCGTGAAAACGCTGACATGAACTGGGGATTTACCCCCAGTTCAGCCCAGGTGAAAGTGCAGCCGGGCGAAGTCAATATGATCAGCTACAAAGTGACCAATTCCAGTGACAGGGTCATGGTAGGACAGGCAATACCCAGCGTGGCGCCTAACGGAGCCGCAGGTCACCTCAATAAAGTGGAATGCTTCTGCTTTGAGGAACAGGTCCTGCAACCGGGCGAGTCAGCGGATATGCCGTTGCGCTTTTTTGTTGATCCGGCACTGCCGACTGACATCAGCAAACTGACGCTGTCCTATACCTTGTATGACATCACGGAAAAAAGTAGCAAACTGAAAGCAGTAGCAGCACGATAA
- the znuC gene encoding zinc ABC transporter ATP-binding protein ZnuC codes for MNNPALIKANDIGFSVAERQILQHVTLEVQQGQLLTLIGPNGAGKTTLVRIVLGLLQPQSGTLHRTAGLRIGYMPQKLFIEPTLPLTVRRFLQLAAPGRRQPVKPLLEEVRIAHLMEQQVSALSGGELQRVLLARALSQSPQLLVLDEPAQGVDVTGQTELYQLINSIRDRHGCGVLMVSHDLHLVMATTDEVICLNQHICCHGKPEHVSNDPAYLALFGRREAETLAVYTHHHNHSHDLTGDISHDNCNHDRDTDHG; via the coding sequence ATGAATAACCCGGCACTCATCAAAGCCAACGATATCGGCTTCAGCGTTGCTGAACGTCAGATTCTGCAGCATGTCACGCTGGAGGTGCAGCAGGGCCAACTACTCACCCTGATTGGTCCCAATGGCGCGGGTAAAACCACCCTGGTGCGCATTGTGCTGGGATTGCTGCAACCACAATCCGGAACCCTGCATCGCACTGCCGGTCTGCGCATTGGTTACATGCCACAGAAGCTGTTTATCGAACCGACGCTGCCACTGACGGTAAGGCGGTTTCTGCAACTGGCGGCACCCGGTCGGCGCCAGCCAGTCAAACCCCTGCTGGAAGAGGTGCGCATCGCGCATTTAATGGAGCAGCAGGTGTCAGCCCTGTCAGGCGGCGAGCTGCAACGCGTCTTGCTGGCGCGAGCGCTGAGTCAGTCACCGCAGTTGCTGGTGCTTGATGAACCGGCTCAGGGTGTCGATGTCACCGGTCAAACGGAGCTGTATCAATTGATCAACAGCATTCGCGACCGACACGGTTGCGGGGTCCTGATGGTGTCACACGATCTGCATCTGGTGATGGCCACAACCGATGAAGTTATTTGCCTGAACCAGCACATCTGCTGCCATGGCAAGCCTGAACACGTCAGCAATGACCCTGCCTACCTGGCACTGTTTGGCCGTCGTGAGGCAGAAACGCTGGCCGTTTATACTCACCATCACAATCACAGTCATGACCTGACCGGTGATATCAGTCATGACAACTGCAACCATGACAGGGACACTGACCATGGCTGA
- the znuB gene encoding zinc ABC transporter permease subunit ZnuB — MADFMVYALIAGLFIAVVAGPLGCFVVWRRMSYFGDTLAHSSLLGVALAILFSINLQIAILTSCAVFAGVLLLLERRQLLATDTLLGIIAHSTLAFGLLLLSLSDMVQVNLMAFLFGDLLTVTRTDLIWIIGSCVATAALLYYYWDQFLALTVHRELAQIEGIAVDRLYALLVMLIALLIAVAMKIVGVLLITSLLIIPAAAARRVANTPEQMAVGAAIAGCLSVLGGMSMSYFWDTPAGPSIVATACCLFILLYLKPVSR, encoded by the coding sequence ATGGCTGATTTTATGGTTTATGCACTGATTGCGGGTCTGTTTATCGCCGTGGTCGCGGGGCCTCTGGGGTGTTTTGTAGTATGGCGGCGGATGTCCTATTTCGGTGACACGCTGGCGCACTCGTCATTGCTGGGCGTGGCCCTGGCGATTCTGTTCAGTATCAATCTGCAAATTGCCATTCTGACCAGCTGTGCGGTTTTTGCCGGTGTGTTGCTGTTGCTGGAACGGCGTCAGTTACTGGCAACCGATACTTTGCTGGGCATCATCGCGCACAGCACGCTGGCATTCGGCCTGTTGCTGTTGTCCCTGTCAGATATGGTGCAGGTCAATTTGATGGCGTTTCTGTTTGGCGACCTGCTCACCGTCACCCGAACTGACCTGATCTGGATTATTGGTAGTTGCGTGGCGACCGCGGCACTGCTGTACTACTACTGGGATCAATTCCTGGCGTTGACGGTTCACCGCGAACTGGCGCAGATCGAAGGCATTGCCGTGGACAGGCTGTATGCATTGCTGGTGATGCTGATTGCACTGTTAATTGCAGTGGCCATGAAAATTGTCGGCGTGCTGCTGATCACTTCCTTGCTGATCATACCGGCAGCCGCAGCACGTCGGGTGGCAAACACGCCGGAACAGATGGCGGTGGGCGCTGCCATCGCCGGCTGTCTGTCTGTGCTGGGGGGAATGTCGATGTCCTATTTCTGGGATACGCCGGCGGGACCGTCCATCGTGGCCACCGCCTGCTGTCTGTTTATTCTGCTGTATTTAAAACCTGTTTCCAGATAG
- a CDS encoding c-type cytochrome, giving the protein MAIAVVIVLLVVGSVVFHFASPWWFTEIASHWTSVDFTIELTFWVTGLVFVLVNLFLAYSVYRYRQRKGEPSKAVYEPENARLETGLTVLTTLGVAAMLAPGLFVWAQFVSVPEDATEFEAFGSQWQWAFRYPGDDGVMGTADISHITETNPWGINPDDPNGQDDRVVKKPYMMLQVDQPVKALLRSRDVLHNYTVPQFRIKMDMVPGMVSYLWLTPTRTGVFDILCEQYCGLGHHIMRARVEVAEPAQYASWLQEQPTFAETQTREDADIGAGQQAYAVCASCHGQQGEGNQAMNAPKLAGLQPWYINRQLRYYQEGVRGAHEDDEFGRMMAPMANMVASPEARANVSAYIASLPVSPAATTQNEGDPARGMRIYSANCASCHGDDGMGSWATDAPALAGMDDWYLATQLQNYRDGIRGAHREDDYGYQMTSMVKAMRTQEQQNDVISYINTLR; this is encoded by the coding sequence ATGGCTATTGCTGTTGTTATCGTCCTGTTGGTTGTCGGTTCGGTTGTTTTCCATTTTGCCAGCCCCTGGTGGTTTACTGAAATCGCATCGCACTGGACCAGTGTTGATTTCACCATTGAGCTGACATTCTGGGTCACCGGATTAGTTTTTGTTCTGGTTAACCTGTTTCTGGCTTACAGCGTGTATCGCTATCGCCAGCGTAAAGGTGAGCCCAGCAAGGCAGTCTATGAACCGGAAAATGCCCGACTGGAAACAGGCCTGACTGTGCTCACCACGCTCGGCGTGGCTGCCATGCTGGCGCCCGGTCTGTTTGTCTGGGCACAGTTCGTGTCCGTGCCGGAAGACGCCACCGAGTTCGAAGCCTTCGGATCGCAGTGGCAGTGGGCCTTCCGTTATCCGGGCGACGACGGTGTCATGGGCACAGCCGACATTTCTCACATTACCGAAACCAATCCCTGGGGTATCAATCCCGACGACCCCAACGGTCAGGACGACAGGGTCGTCAAAAAACCCTACATGATGCTGCAGGTGGATCAACCGGTGAAGGCATTGCTGCGCTCACGTGATGTGCTGCATAACTACACCGTGCCCCAGTTCCGCATAAAAATGGACATGGTACCCGGCATGGTGTCCTACCTGTGGCTGACCCCGACTCGCACCGGTGTCTTCGATATCCTGTGTGAACAGTATTGTGGCCTTGGTCATCACATCATGCGGGCTCGCGTAGAAGTGGCCGAACCGGCACAGTACGCCAGCTGGCTGCAGGAACAACCCACATTCGCTGAAACCCAGACGCGCGAAGACGCCGACATTGGCGCAGGCCAGCAGGCCTATGCTGTCTGTGCCAGTTGCCACGGCCAGCAGGGTGAAGGCAATCAGGCCATGAACGCGCCCAAGCTTGCCGGCCTGCAGCCCTGGTACATCAATCGACAACTGCGTTACTACCAGGAAGGTGTCCGTGGCGCCCATGAAGATGACGAATTTGGTCGCATGATGGCACCGATGGCGAATATGGTGGCATCACCGGAAGCGCGCGCCAATGTCTCTGCCTACATAGCATCGTTGCCCGTGTCACCCGCAGCTACCACCCAGAACGAAGGTGATCCGGCACGCGGCATGCGCATCTACAGCGCCAATTGTGCGTCCTGTCACGGTGATGACGGCATGGGCAGCTGGGCAACCGATGCGCCGGCACTGGCAGGCATGGATGACTGGTATCTTGCCACCCAGTTGCAGAATTACCGCGACGGGATTCGTGGTGCTCATCGCGAAGATGACTACGGCTACCAGATGACGTCGATGGTGAAAGCCATGCGGACTCAAGAGCAGCAGAACGATGTGATCAGCTACATCAATACCCTGCGTTAA
- a CDS encoding SCO family protein: MKRNIKITLIVCLLWVALVLVVTFYRYAGDDTAQVSQEELREIGAMVYDEPVAFEPFSLVDHHGEPFTEQTLQGKWSLVFFGFTNCPDICPLTMNELTGFYRDLSAGPYQADTQVVMISVDPFRDDTAQIAQYMDAYHEDFLGVNGEYDQVSQLARDLYISHGVMPVPAQDGGDSNEFMVDHSGNILLIDPQGQYRGFLEPNIRRANILEAYQIIRQTI, encoded by the coding sequence ATGAAGAGAAATATCAAGATCACCCTCATTGTGTGTCTGCTTTGGGTCGCCCTGGTGTTGGTGGTGACCTTCTACCGCTATGCTGGTGACGACACGGCACAGGTTTCCCAGGAAGAATTGCGTGAAATCGGCGCCATGGTCTACGACGAGCCGGTGGCCTTTGAGCCCTTCAGTCTGGTGGATCATCATGGCGAACCCTTCACCGAACAGACCCTGCAAGGCAAATGGAGTCTGGTTTTTTTTGGCTTCACCAATTGTCCCGACATCTGCCCGCTAACCATGAACGAGCTCACCGGATTTTATCGCGATCTGAGCGCCGGCCCGTACCAGGCTGATACCCAGGTGGTGATGATCAGCGTTGATCCGTTCCGTGACGACACCGCTCAGATTGCGCAATACATGGATGCCTATCACGAAGATTTTCTGGGTGTTAACGGCGAGTACGACCAGGTGTCGCAACTGGCGCGCGATCTGTATATCTCCCATGGCGTGATGCCGGTGCCGGCGCAGGACGGGGGCGACAGCAATGAGTTCATGGTTGACCACAGTGGCAATATCCTGCTGATTGATCCGCAGGGACAGTACCGTGGTTTTCTGGAGCCCAATATTCGTCGTGCCAATATCCTTGAGGCCTACCAGATCATCCGCCAGACCATCTAA
- a CDS encoding cytochrome c oxidase subunit 3, whose protein sequence is MASESSHETYYVPEQSKFPFFASIGLFLTVYGLGGVLNDISAGASVTGSTWTALIGFTILSFILFQWFATTIRENHAGLNSAQLKRSYVWGMSWFIFSEVMFFAAFFGALFYVRTLSVPWLGGEGEKGSAGEFLWPEFQAAWPLLVNPDSSIYPNPHEGLNVKSWSPAFFAGYLPFWNTVILITSSVTLHFAHVALKAENRKRLIQWMSVTVGLGVIFLGLQALEYVEAYGHYGITLDSGIYGSTFFLLTGFHGFHVTLGTFILLVMLIRCIKGHFKPNDHFGFEAAAWYWHFVDVVWVGLFIFVYCL, encoded by the coding sequence ATGGCCAGCGAAAGCTCCCATGAAACCTATTACGTGCCGGAACAGAGCAAATTTCCGTTCTTTGCATCCATTGGTCTGTTCCTGACGGTTTACGGTCTGGGCGGCGTCCTTAACGACATTAGCGCTGGCGCCAGTGTCACCGGATCAACATGGACGGCATTGATCGGCTTTACGATCCTGTCATTCATTCTGTTCCAATGGTTTGCCACCACCATTCGAGAGAACCACGCGGGCCTGAACAGCGCCCAGCTAAAACGCTCCTATGTCTGGGGCATGAGCTGGTTCATTTTCTCCGAGGTCATGTTCTTTGCGGCATTCTTCGGTGCGCTCTTTTATGTACGGACCCTGTCTGTGCCATGGCTGGGTGGCGAAGGGGAAAAAGGCAGTGCCGGTGAATTTCTGTGGCCAGAGTTTCAGGCGGCGTGGCCTTTGCTGGTGAATCCGGACTCCTCCATTTACCCGAACCCGCACGAAGGCCTGAATGTTAAATCCTGGTCACCGGCGTTCTTTGCCGGCTACCTGCCCTTCTGGAATACAGTGATTCTGATCACTTCGTCGGTGACTTTGCACTTCGCACACGTGGCACTGAAAGCGGAGAACCGCAAACGTCTGATTCAGTGGATGTCCGTCACAGTGGGTCTGGGTGTAATCTTCCTGGGTCTGCAGGCACTGGAATATGTTGAGGCCTACGGTCACTACGGTATTACACTGGACTCAGGCATCTACGGCTCCACATTCTTCCTGCTCACCGGTTTCCATGGTTTCCACGTAACGCTGGGTACCTTTATCCTTCTGGTGATGTTGATTCGTTGCATCAAGGGCCACTTCAAGCCCAATGACCATTTCGGTTTTGAAGCGGCGGCCTGGTACTGGCACTTTGTTGACGTAGTCTGGGTCGGACTGTTTATCTTTGTTTATTGCCTGTAA
- a CDS encoding cytochrome c oxidase subunit 3, whose amino-acid sequence MSFYRDVTNKPWNTVGLPEGIEARPAFNMPNEKLALMIFATCASVLFSLLVVSYFIRMTVGDWVPLATPTMLWVNTAVLVLSSACFHFAVSQARKSGHVRFGSGAGLLSLAGGVLAILFVIGQYSVSEQLLAAGHGLRVNAANAFFYLLTGIHVVHLLGGLWVWAKAQLRLAKGTDADDARLSLELCAWYWHFLLVIWAGLFYLLAST is encoded by the coding sequence ATGAGTTTCTATCGTGATGTAACCAACAAGCCCTGGAATACCGTGGGACTGCCAGAGGGCATCGAGGCCAGACCGGCCTTTAACATGCCCAATGAAAAGCTGGCACTGATGATTTTTGCCACGTGCGCCAGCGTGCTGTTTTCTCTGCTCGTGGTGTCCTACTTTATTCGAATGACGGTGGGCGATTGGGTACCACTGGCCACCCCAACAATGCTGTGGGTTAATACGGCTGTGCTGGTACTGAGCAGTGCCTGTTTTCACTTTGCCGTGAGTCAGGCTCGCAAATCCGGCCACGTTCGCTTTGGATCCGGTGCCGGTCTGTTGTCACTGGCCGGAGGAGTGCTGGCGATTCTGTTTGTCATCGGACAGTACAGTGTCTCGGAACAGCTTCTTGCGGCGGGTCATGGTCTGCGCGTCAATGCCGCCAATGCCTTCTTCTATCTGCTCACCGGCATTCACGTTGTGCACTTGCTGGGTGGCTTGTGGGTTTGGGCCAAGGCTCAGCTAAGATTGGCAAAGGGTACGGACGCCGACGATGCCCGACTAAGCCTTGAGCTGTGTGCCTGGTACTGGCATTTCCTGCTGGTAATCTGGGCGGGGCTTTTCTATCTGTTGGCATCAACCTGA